In Shouchella patagoniensis, the following are encoded in one genomic region:
- the ytxC gene encoding putative sporulation protein YtxC — protein MIAIHFEERGTCAHFFKELATYMASFAPLGFGGAVENQGNHLITVRYENHDVDFYDSFHPFLASIFADYVIETKEDAWLIEIAEELFYFTDAEEQQQIVAIAQSILQGDRKGIPSMKPHFDRRAFLYGAFAAHLDPETTFYYEPFLTFRLKEYGEVLIDCMELAIDEYLMEQDYQTMIENLRHYIRLTPAQRPMVHIIHDGMFSFYDEHFRKLTPDEMEYYVKQELVFETNLDLSEMVISPLVSMAPGHVHVFTNEPDDSIILSIQSIFQERLSIFPLHQGQKQS, from the coding sequence GTGATTGCCATTCACTTTGAAGAACGGGGAACTTGTGCGCATTTTTTTAAAGAACTAGCCACTTATATGGCATCGTTTGCACCATTAGGTTTTGGTGGGGCAGTTGAGAACCAAGGAAATCATTTAATCACCGTCCGCTATGAAAATCATGATGTGGACTTTTACGATTCATTCCATCCTTTTTTAGCATCGATCTTTGCTGATTATGTGATTGAGACGAAGGAAGATGCGTGGTTGATTGAGATTGCGGAAGAATTATTCTATTTTACAGATGCAGAAGAACAACAACAGATTGTAGCTATTGCTCAATCCATTCTCCAGGGAGATAGAAAAGGAATTCCATCAATGAAGCCGCATTTTGACCGACGTGCGTTCTTATATGGTGCATTTGCAGCTCATCTTGATCCAGAAACTACTTTTTATTACGAACCTTTCCTGACATTCCGTTTAAAAGAATACGGAGAAGTATTAATTGATTGTATGGAGCTTGCAATCGATGAATATTTAATGGAACAAGACTATCAAACGATGATAGAAAACTTGCGACATTATATTCGGTTAACACCAGCGCAACGACCAATGGTTCATATTATTCATGATGGGATGTTTTCCTTTTATGATGAACATTTCCGTAAATTAACACCAGATGAAATGGAATACTATGTAAAACAAGAGCTTGTATTTGAAACAAATTTAGACTTGTCGGAAATGGTGATTAGCCCCCTCGTCAGCATGGCGCCGGGTCATGTACATGTCTTCACAAATGAACCAGACGATAGCATTATTTTATCTATTCAATCGATTTTCCAAGAACGACTTAGCATCTTTCCACTTCATCAAGGGCAAAAACAATCTTAA
- the mqnC gene encoding cyclic dehypoxanthinyl futalosine synthase — protein MSVGAILDRALNGERISMSDAVELYESDDLDKLGRAADAIMKKWHPEPITTFVIGRNVNYTNFCDTYCSFCAFYRPPNHKDGYVLDDEVIYQKIKETQDVGGTEILMQGGTNPNLKLDYYTDLLKGIKKRFPDIWMHSFSPAEIWKIAEVMNMSVEDVLRELHEAGLDSMPGGGAEILTEETRMRVSRLKVTADQWLDAMKASKKVGMFGSATMVIGFGESFEERALHLQRIRDAQDETQCFTAFISWLLQPENTGLKRLKKLSPEDYLKNVAISRIFLDNIANFQSSWVTMGPEVGKKSLHFGCNDFGSTMMEENVVSAANTTHKVNSNLTLQLIREAGKIPAQRNTKYEVLRKFEDDQQVEKDFVMQN, from the coding sequence ATGAGCGTAGGTGCCATTTTAGACCGGGCGTTAAACGGCGAACGCATTTCCATGTCTGATGCGGTGGAACTCTATGAAAGCGACGATCTTGATAAATTAGGAAGAGCTGCTGACGCAATTATGAAGAAGTGGCATCCTGAACCAATAACGACGTTTGTTATTGGACGCAATGTTAACTATACGAACTTTTGTGATACATATTGTTCGTTTTGCGCTTTCTATCGACCGCCAAACCACAAAGACGGTTATGTGCTAGATGATGAAGTCATTTATCAGAAAATCAAGGAAACGCAAGATGTTGGGGGAACAGAGATTTTAATGCAAGGTGGAACAAACCCAAATCTAAAACTTGATTACTATACGGATCTTTTAAAAGGAATAAAAAAACGCTTTCCGGATATATGGATGCATTCATTTTCACCAGCTGAAATATGGAAGATTGCTGAAGTAATGAATATGTCCGTTGAGGATGTTTTGCGTGAACTTCATGAAGCTGGTCTTGATAGCATGCCAGGTGGAGGAGCCGAGATCTTAACAGAAGAAACACGCATGCGTGTGAGTAGGCTAAAAGTAACTGCTGATCAGTGGCTTGATGCGATGAAAGCTTCTAAGAAAGTAGGTATGTTCGGATCGGCGACCATGGTCATTGGTTTTGGAGAATCCTTTGAAGAGCGTGCTCTTCATTTACAACGTATCCGAGATGCTCAAGACGAAACTCAATGTTTTACCGCGTTTATTTCTTGGTTGTTGCAACCAGAGAATACAGGGCTAAAACGTTTGAAGAAATTATCACCTGAAGACTATTTGAAAAATGTGGCTATTTCTAGAATCTTCTTAGATAATATCGCGAATTTCCAATCGTCTTGGGTGACGATGGGACCAGAAGTTGGTAAGAAGTCTCTCCATTTTGGTTGTAATGACTTTGGTAGTACGATGATGGAAGAGAATGTTGTATCAGCGGCGAATACAACTCATAAAGTAAACTCAAATCTTACACTACAGCTTATTCGTGAGGCTGGAAAAATACCGGCACAACGAAATACAAAGTACGAAGTTCTGCGGAAGTTCGAAGATGACCAGCAAGTAGAAAAAGATTTTGTGATGCAAAACTAG
- a CDS encoding glyceraldehyde-3-phosphate dehydrogenase yields the protein MKVKMAINGFGRIGRMVFRKAFLEGKAEITAINASYPAETLAHLIKYDSMHGPFMADVYAKDGNLYVNGTEIRLLAERDPRKLPWEELGIDIVIEATGKFKTRETAGYHLDAGAKKVIITAPAKGEDATIVMGVNENDYNENEHAILSNASCTTNCLGPVVKVLDETFGIESGMMTTVHSYTNDQKNIDNPHKDLRRARACGQSIIPTSTGAATAISKVLPQLEGKLTGMALRVPTPNVSLVDLVVQVKTDVSPEDVNRAFVNAANHSLKGILGYTSEPLVSIDFNGEEQSAVIDGLSTAVLNGRQIKVLAWYDNEWGYSCRVVDLMNYVADRMMVKKEIHSAS from the coding sequence ATGAAAGTAAAAATGGCGATTAATGGTTTTGGAAGAATTGGGAGAATGGTTTTTAGAAAAGCATTCTTGGAAGGAAAAGCAGAAATTACAGCAATTAATGCTTCATATCCAGCGGAAACGCTTGCGCATTTAATTAAATATGATTCAATGCATGGTCCTTTTATGGCAGATGTTTATGCAAAAGATGGGAATCTTTATGTAAACGGTACAGAAATTCGTTTGCTTGCAGAGCGCGATCCGAGAAAATTACCTTGGGAAGAGCTTGGAATTGATATTGTGATTGAGGCAACAGGCAAATTCAAAACAAGAGAAACCGCAGGTTATCATTTAGATGCGGGGGCCAAAAAAGTTATTATTACTGCCCCGGCTAAAGGTGAAGATGCGACAATTGTAATGGGTGTTAACGAAAACGATTACAACGAAAACGAACATGCGATTCTTTCAAATGCTTCGTGTACAACAAACTGTCTTGGCCCTGTTGTAAAAGTACTTGATGAAACCTTTGGAATTGAAAGTGGAATGATGACAACAGTTCATTCTTATACAAACGATCAAAAGAACATTGATAATCCTCATAAAGATTTGCGCCGTGCGCGAGCGTGTGGGCAATCAATTATTCCAACATCTACTGGTGCAGCAACTGCGATTTCGAAAGTATTGCCACAGCTAGAAGGGAAATTGACGGGCATGGCTTTACGGGTGCCTACGCCAAATGTATCGCTTGTTGATCTAGTGGTTCAAGTAAAAACAGACGTGAGTCCAGAAGATGTTAATAGAGCATTTGTTAATGCGGCCAATCACTCGTTAAAGGGTATACTTGGCTATACGAGCGAGCCACTTGTATCAATTGATTTTAATGGTGAAGAGCAGTCAGCTGTTATCGATGGTTTATCGACAGCAGTTCTTAATGGAAGACAAATCAAAGTATTAGCATGGTATGACAATGAATGGGGTTATTCATGTCGAGTCGTTGATTTAATGAATTATGTTGCAGACCGAATGATGGTAAAAAAAGAAATTCATTCAGCATCCTAG
- the nrdR gene encoding transcriptional regulator NrdR, with product MRCPKCHHNGTRVLDSRPSDESRSIKRRRECEHCLQRFTTFETVEETPLLIVKKDGMREEFSKEKMLRGLVRACEKRPVPIEKLEEIVVQVERTLRNEGEKEVRSQDVGERVMERLATVDDVAYVRFASVYRQFKDINVFIKELTDLMNKN from the coding sequence ATGCGATGTCCAAAATGTCACCATAACGGAACAAGAGTACTTGATTCGAGACCAAGTGATGAAAGTCGCTCAATCAAACGGCGACGAGAGTGCGAGCATTGTTTACAGCGTTTCACTACTTTTGAAACGGTGGAAGAGACACCTTTATTAATTGTTAAGAAGGACGGCATGCGTGAAGAGTTCAGCAAAGAAAAAATGTTACGCGGACTTGTAAGGGCTTGTGAGAAAAGGCCTGTGCCAATTGAGAAATTAGAGGAAATTGTCGTCCAAGTGGAACGTACTTTACGCAATGAAGGTGAAAAAGAAGTCCGCAGTCAAGATGTTGGGGAACGTGTGATGGAGCGTTTAGCGACAGTTGATGATGTAGCCTACGTTCGATTTGCATCTGTTTATAGACAATTTAAAGACATTAATGTATTTATAAAAGAACTGACGGATTTAATGAATAAAAACTAA
- the thrS gene encoding threonine--tRNA ligase: protein MTDIRKFTFPDGAVKEFPNGTTTEDIAASISPGLKKKALAGKLDGQLYDLKSALPADGAIEIVMPGTEDGLEIMRHSTAHLMAQAVKRLFPGVKLGVGPVIEGGFYYDIDADESITAEDLPKIEKEMKKIVGENIEIVREEVSRSEAVSRFKDDEYKVELIQAIPEGETVTIYTQGDFFDLCRGIHVPSTNKIKEFKLLSTAGAYWRGDSKNKMLQRIYGTAFFTKEELNKHLKMLEEAKERDHRKLGKELGIFALSQKVGQGLPLWLPKGATIRRIIERYIVDKEERLGYQHVYTPILGSSELYKTSGHWEHYSDDMFPPMEMDNETLVLRPMNCPHHMMVYKQDMRSYRQLPLRIAELGMMHRYEMSGAVSGLQRVRGMTLNDAHIFCRPDQIKDEFVRVVRLVQEVYKDFGLDNYSFRLSYRDPEDKEKYFDDEAMWNKAQDMLKDAMDSLGADYYEAIGEAAFYGPKLDVQVKTALGKEETLSTVQLDFLLPERFDLTYVGEDGKQHRPVVVHRGVVSTMERFVAFLLEEYKGALPTWLSPVQVQVIPVSNEAHLEYATLVKEQLQLAGVRVEIDERDEKLGYKIRESQMQKIPYMLVLGDKEVEAEAVNIRKYGEQTSESKPLQAFIEQMSSEAKK from the coding sequence ATGACGGATATACGAAAGTTTACTTTCCCAGACGGTGCTGTGAAAGAATTTCCGAACGGTACAACAACGGAAGACATTGCAGCTTCTATAAGTCCAGGATTAAAGAAAAAAGCATTAGCCGGAAAGTTGGACGGACAGCTGTATGATCTAAAATCAGCTCTTCCAGCGGACGGGGCTATTGAAATTGTGATGCCTGGAACTGAAGACGGCTTGGAAATTATGCGACATAGTACGGCCCATTTAATGGCGCAAGCTGTAAAACGACTCTTTCCAGGAGTGAAGCTTGGGGTAGGTCCAGTAATTGAAGGTGGATTTTATTATGATATCGATGCGGATGAATCGATAACGGCAGAAGATTTGCCTAAAATTGAAAAAGAAATGAAGAAGATTGTTGGAGAAAACATTGAAATCGTCCGTGAAGAAGTAAGTCGTTCTGAAGCGGTATCTCGATTTAAAGACGACGAGTATAAAGTAGAACTCATTCAAGCAATACCAGAAGGCGAGACTGTAACCATTTACACACAAGGTGACTTCTTTGATCTTTGTCGTGGTATACACGTTCCATCAACGAATAAAATAAAAGAATTTAAGCTTCTATCCACTGCAGGTGCGTACTGGAGAGGCGATTCGAAAAACAAAATGTTACAACGTATTTACGGTACGGCTTTCTTTACAAAGGAAGAGTTAAACAAGCATCTAAAAATGCTCGAAGAAGCAAAAGAACGTGACCACCGTAAGCTTGGAAAAGAACTTGGTATTTTTGCTCTATCACAAAAAGTAGGACAAGGCTTGCCACTATGGCTGCCAAAAGGAGCGACAATTCGCCGTATTATCGAACGATACATTGTTGATAAAGAAGAACGTCTAGGTTATCAACATGTGTATACGCCTATATTAGGATCGTCCGAGCTTTACAAAACATCTGGACATTGGGAGCACTATAGTGATGATATGTTTCCACCAATGGAAATGGATAACGAAACATTGGTTCTTCGTCCGATGAATTGCCCGCACCATATGATGGTGTACAAGCAGGATATGCGTAGTTACCGTCAATTGCCTTTGCGAATTGCAGAACTTGGAATGATGCATCGTTATGAGATGTCGGGCGCTGTATCAGGTTTACAACGCGTTCGAGGTATGACACTAAATGATGCTCATATCTTTTGTCGGCCTGATCAAATTAAAGATGAATTTGTTCGTGTTGTCCGCCTTGTGCAAGAAGTGTATAAAGACTTCGGTCTCGACAATTATTCATTCCGTCTCTCTTACCGTGATCCAGAGGATAAAGAAAAGTATTTTGATGATGAGGCGATGTGGAATAAAGCACAAGACATGTTAAAAGATGCAATGGATTCCCTTGGCGCAGACTATTACGAAGCAATTGGGGAAGCTGCTTTTTACGGTCCGAAGCTAGATGTTCAAGTGAAAACTGCTCTAGGTAAAGAAGAAACACTGTCCACTGTACAACTTGATTTCTTATTGCCGGAGCGCTTTGATTTAACGTATGTCGGAGAAGATGGTAAACAGCATCGTCCAGTTGTCGTCCATCGTGGTGTAGTGTCAACGATGGAACGTTTTGTAGCATTTTTGCTTGAAGAATATAAAGGAGCGCTGCCAACATGGCTTTCCCCAGTACAAGTGCAAGTCATTCCAGTTTCAAATGAAGCCCATCTCGAATATGCAACGCTTGTAAAAGAACAGCTGCAATTAGCTGGTGTCCGCGTGGAGATTGATGAGCGCGATGAAAAACTTGGCTATAAAATTCGAGAGTCGCAAATGCAAAAAATCCCTTACATGCTTGTGTTAGGTGACAAAGAAGTAGAAGCAGAAGCGGTTAATATTCGTAAGTATGGCGAACAAACGTCAGAATCGAAGCCACTTCAAGCATTTATTGAACAAATGAGCTCGGAAGCGAAAAAATAA
- a CDS encoding DUF1499 domain-containing protein — protein sequence MKNNSHFKETDSFARLELWYDKGKGLVKGVEVNVGIRDTFNRMVSTRTETGEEHPVKELQTRYYKTTKDKAMRAVEDVVKQRGFSIKRSEEDRGEIVAQTTSGKKVLLVVSVITVKPYRTAVDFSCATETALPSDFGYSRKLTLALYKELDQSLPYVGSALGSELL from the coding sequence TTGAAAAACAATTCCCACTTTAAAGAAACAGATTCCTTCGCAAGGCTTGAGTTATGGTATGATAAAGGAAAAGGCCTTGTAAAGGGAGTTGAGGTAAACGTGGGCATCCGCGACACATTTAACCGAATGGTTAGTACAAGAACAGAAACAGGTGAAGAACACCCGGTAAAGGAGTTGCAAACGCGTTACTACAAAACAACAAAAGATAAAGCCATGCGTGCAGTAGAAGACGTTGTCAAGCAGCGTGGGTTTTCGATCAAACGAAGCGAAGAAGATCGGGGTGAGATCGTTGCGCAAACAACTTCAGGTAAAAAAGTATTGCTTGTTGTTTCGGTCATCACTGTGAAACCTTATCGTACTGCAGTTGATTTTTCTTGCGCAACGGAAACCGCATTACCGAGTGATTTTGGCTACAGTAGAAAACTGACTTTAGCACTTTATAAAGAACTAGATCAGTCACTACCATATGTCGGTTCAGCACTTGGAAGCGAGCTTTTATAA
- the ytaF gene encoding sporulation membrane protein YtaF, translated as MSAFILLAVALSLDSFGVGLTYGMRRIKIPLLSLLFIAVCSGVSILIAMSVGTALSVWLSPQFAEATGAIILILIGCWALYETYRPKKERLEKSGRTGVDFTVRMFGFVIHILRDPETADIDSSGTVTGKEAFLLGLALSLDAFGAGIAAALMGFSPVGLALSVAILSALFVSLGTFGGYQMAHLKWVRRMSFIPGLLLIIIGVFKL; from the coding sequence TTGTCAGCATTTATTTTGCTAGCCGTGGCGCTTAGCCTTGATAGTTTTGGTGTAGGATTAACATATGGCATGCGTCGTATTAAAATTCCGTTGCTTTCGTTATTGTTTATCGCAGTATGTTCGGGTGTATCGATATTAATTGCAATGAGTGTAGGTACTGCATTGTCTGTATGGTTATCACCACAATTTGCAGAAGCAACAGGAGCGATTATTCTCATTTTGATTGGATGTTGGGCGTTATATGAGACGTATAGACCAAAAAAAGAACGACTTGAAAAATCCGGACGTACGGGTGTAGACTTTACAGTCCGAATGTTTGGGTTTGTTATTCATATTTTACGCGACCCAGAAACGGCAGATATCGACTCGTCGGGAACAGTAACAGGAAAAGAAGCCTTCTTACTCGGGTTAGCTTTATCCTTAGATGCATTTGGTGCCGGTATTGCAGCTGCTTTGATGGGCTTCTCACCAGTTGGCTTAGCTTTATCAGTAGCTATACTAAGCGCATTATTTGTTTCGTTAGGTACATTTGGTGGTTATCAAATGGCTCATTTAAAATGGGTTAGGAGAATGTCGTTTATTCCAGGATTGCTGTTAATTATTATTGGTGTATTTAAATTGTAA
- the speD gene encoding adenosylmethionine decarboxylase, with translation MDTMGRHVISELWGCDIEKLNNMEFIEQVFVNAALKAGAEVREVAFHKFAPQGVSGVVIISESHLTIHSFPEHGYASIDVYTCGPVIDPNVAADFIAKELNAKTSEVLELPRGMGPIKVDKRVEMSQSAR, from the coding sequence ATGGATACAATGGGTCGTCATGTCATTTCAGAGCTTTGGGGTTGTGACATAGAGAAATTAAACAATATGGAGTTTATTGAGCAAGTATTTGTAAATGCCGCATTAAAAGCGGGCGCTGAAGTTAGGGAAGTTGCTTTTCACAAGTTTGCTCCTCAAGGGGTTAGTGGTGTCGTTATTATTTCGGAATCACACTTAACCATTCACAGTTTTCCTGAACATGGCTATGCAAGTATTGACGTGTATACATGTGGACCAGTAATTGATCCAAATGTTGCAGCTGATTTTATTGCAAAAGAGCTAAATGCAAAAACAAGCGAAGTGCTTGAATTGCCTCGTGGAATGGGTCCGATTAAAGTTGACAAACGAGTTGAAATGAGCCAAAGTGCTCGTTAA
- the coaE gene encoding dephospho-CoA kinase (Dephospho-CoA kinase (CoaE) performs the final step in coenzyme A biosynthesis.), producing the protein MKIGLTGGIASGKSLASKYLMDKGVPVIDADVISRQVVEPGELALNQIIQAFGREILTDEGTLDRKALGSIIFADEEKRKILNNIVHPAVRIEMKRQSDELVRAGHPLIVLDIPLLVEGELFYLVDEVWVVYVDKQTQLLRLIKRDQSNEKDAMQRIASQLPLEDKTKKADLVIDNSGSKENTYDQLDQALKRVAFT; encoded by the coding sequence GTGAAAATTGGATTGACTGGCGGTATTGCAAGTGGGAAATCCCTTGCGTCCAAATACTTAATGGATAAAGGCGTACCTGTTATAGATGCAGATGTGATTTCACGACAAGTTGTAGAGCCGGGAGAACTGGCATTAAATCAAATTATTCAAGCATTTGGTCGTGAAATTCTGACAGATGAAGGTACTTTAGACAGAAAGGCGCTTGGTTCAATTATTTTTGCTGATGAAGAAAAGCGAAAAATCTTAAATAATATTGTACACCCTGCTGTTCGAATAGAAATGAAGCGCCAATCAGATGAACTTGTTCGAGCTGGGCACCCTCTTATCGTGCTTGATATACCTCTATTAGTTGAAGGGGAGCTTTTTTATTTAGTTGATGAAGTTTGGGTTGTTTATGTAGACAAACAAACGCAGTTGTTACGATTAATAAAAAGAGATCAATCAAATGAGAAAGATGCGATGCAACGAATTGCTTCTCAACTTCCATTAGAAGACAAAACAAAAAAAGCCGATCTTGTTATTGATAACAGCGGTTCAAAAGAAAATACGTATGATCAGCTCGATCAAGCTTTAAAAAGAGTCGCTTTTACATAA
- the dnaI gene encoding primosomal protein DnaI: MDSIKGSLEAFDKDGRLQHRINEQKKRLLESESVQSFLNDNPGVTGDMIDRGLSKLYEFKKERENCRACPGLENCPNMMQGYRPLLYTERQSLELSYTRCPLKLEQEARLEQQQLIQSLYIPKDVLDAAFDDMDQDNQRAKAISQAVRFGVNANPGEDGMGLYFHGKFGVGKTYLLGAIANELKDNQIQSYLIYTPDFFREMKQAIGDGTFQEKLDAVRVAPVLMLDDIGAETTTAWTRDEILGPILQYRMSEKLPTLFTSNYDYEELEEQLAYSDKGGTEQLKAKRIMERIKHYTTFVEVGGKNRRG, translated from the coding sequence ATGGATTCAATTAAAGGTTCACTTGAAGCCTTTGATAAAGATGGCCGCTTGCAACATCGTATCAATGAGCAAAAAAAGCGGTTGCTTGAATCAGAGTCTGTGCAATCGTTTTTAAATGATAATCCAGGAGTTACCGGGGACATGATTGATCGTGGGTTGAGTAAACTTTATGAGTTTAAGAAAGAACGAGAAAATTGTCGTGCTTGTCCCGGTCTTGAGAACTGCCCAAATATGATGCAAGGATATCGCCCATTGCTTTATACAGAAAGGCAAAGTTTAGAACTTTCTTATACACGTTGTCCACTTAAATTAGAACAGGAAGCGAGACTCGAGCAACAGCAACTCATTCAATCACTCTATATCCCCAAAGATGTTCTTGATGCGGCATTTGATGATATGGATCAAGATAACCAACGGGCGAAAGCTATTTCACAGGCAGTACGTTTTGGCGTTAACGCAAACCCAGGAGAAGATGGCATGGGTCTTTATTTTCATGGTAAATTCGGAGTAGGAAAAACGTATTTATTAGGTGCGATAGCGAATGAATTAAAAGACAATCAAATACAAAGTTATCTCATTTACACACCTGATTTTTTTAGAGAAATGAAACAGGCTATTGGTGATGGTACGTTTCAAGAAAAGCTTGATGCGGTAAGGGTAGCTCCTGTACTAATGCTTGATGATATTGGTGCTGAAACAACAACAGCTTGGACGCGTGATGAAATACTCGGTCCAATACTTCAGTACCGCATGTCAGAAAAACTCCCAACCCTTTTCACTTCAAATTATGATTATGAAGAGTTGGAAGAGCAGCTTGCTTATTCGGATAAAGGCGGGACGGAACAATTGAAGGCAAAACGGATAATGGAACGGATTAAACACTATACAACATTTGTGGAAGTTGGTGGCAAAAACCGGCGGGGCTAA
- a CDS encoding replication initiation and membrane attachment family protein → MTWHWKEVLPVDPFSVRLADFISDIDLHLLTLLYQPLIGAKATGLYRSLLSQLPTGMFVSDRHTHQHLSLMLGQDMAELLEARKKLEAIDLLRTYQRKDEQERFFVYELQPPMKPHVFFNDDVLSVFLFNRLGKKGYRAIRERFLLERIDYAAFEEVTHSFSDVFTSLTHSEMQPKLMNEDVEAFNGHQTEVIGRDKAGLTFKGFDFELMKQSLSSFVVPDEFLTSDMIELINKLAFVYQVEPLTMANLIERAAMGESLQANDLRETIQTWYKLESSSQAPALGLRSQSVGQRTVVKEPTTEEERVTLFYEETAPITLLEMRQDGASVAPADVKIIEELIVDYMLNPGVVNVMIDSVLFRNDMKLSRPFMLKIAGHWKRKKIKTVPEAMRLVKEDKQKQTEAMAKKTNTSRRNSRQDKLPKWLVQEQSEKANQASSNELEEPEDVQAAKQEIASLMEERKRRRAQKGEG, encoded by the coding sequence ATGACATGGCATTGGAAAGAAGTGTTGCCAGTTGATCCGTTCTCTGTTCGCTTAGCTGATTTTATTTCTGATATTGACCTTCACTTACTTACTTTACTTTATCAACCTTTAATTGGTGCGAAAGCGACGGGCTTGTATCGAAGCCTTCTTTCTCAATTACCAACGGGGATGTTCGTAAGTGATCGCCATACGCATCAACACTTAAGTTTAATGCTTGGGCAAGATATGGCAGAGTTACTCGAGGCGCGTAAGAAACTTGAAGCAATTGATTTATTAAGGACGTATCAACGTAAAGATGAACAAGAGCGCTTTTTCGTTTATGAATTACAGCCGCCAATGAAACCCCACGTTTTTTTTAATGATGATGTCCTAAGTGTATTCCTGTTTAACCGTTTAGGTAAAAAAGGTTATCGTGCGATTAGAGAGCGGTTTTTACTGGAGAGAATAGACTATGCGGCATTTGAAGAAGTGACACATTCTTTCTCAGACGTATTCACATCATTAACTCATTCAGAAATGCAACCCAAATTGATGAATGAGGACGTCGAAGCATTTAATGGACACCAGACTGAAGTGATTGGCCGTGATAAAGCAGGCCTTACATTTAAAGGGTTTGATTTTGAATTGATGAAGCAATCCCTATCTAGCTTTGTTGTTCCTGATGAATTTTTGACATCTGACATGATTGAATTAATAAATAAACTTGCATTTGTTTATCAAGTAGAACCACTGACAATGGCGAATTTAATTGAACGTGCTGCAATGGGGGAATCATTGCAAGCAAATGATTTGAGGGAGACGATTCAGACGTGGTATAAGCTTGAAAGTAGTTCTCAAGCTCCAGCACTTGGTCTGAGAAGTCAATCCGTTGGTCAGAGAACTGTAGTAAAGGAACCAACAACCGAAGAAGAGAGAGTAACACTTTTTTATGAGGAGACAGCACCAATCACTTTATTGGAGATGAGACAGGATGGCGCCTCAGTGGCACCAGCAGACGTTAAAATCATTGAAGAACTAATCGTTGATTATATGCTTAACCCAGGTGTCGTTAACGTCATGATTGATTCTGTGTTATTTCGAAATGATATGAAATTATCAAGACCATTCATGTTAAAAATCGCTGGACACTGGAAGAGAAAGAAAATCAAAACCGTACCAGAAGCGATGCGCCTTGTAAAAGAAGACAAGCAAAAACAAACAGAGGCTATGGCGAAGAAAACAAACACGTCAAGACGGAACTCTAGGCAAGATAAATTGCCCAAATGGCTTGTCCAGGAGCAGAGTGAGAAAGCAAATCAAGCTTCAAGCAATGAGTTAGAAGAGCCAGAAGATGTCCAAGCTGCGAAGCAAGAAATTGCAAGCTTAATGGAAGAAAGAAAAAGACGAAGAGCTCAGAAAGGGGAAGGCTAA